CTAAAGACTCTCCAACGCACTTCTAAAATACTGGCTCTCACCCTGACCAACCCATACAACCGACATGAAGTACAGAAGGCGAGTGAGCGAATAATAACGAATCGCTGAAGATTTAGGCCTAGCCGGTCTAGCAACTTTATGAACGGCAAGCTAGACCAGACATCTAGTCTGGGAACGGGCGAGGAACTCAGGATCCTAGTTGGCTAGTAGACGCGATGGCTCAACGTCATGCCAGCTCTTGGCGATCGCACCAATGATGTGATTGCCATCTTGAAAAAGGTCGAAACTCTTGGTGCTAGCTTTTAGGATAGATCTAGGCAAAGACACTAAATCTTCACGGGTAATTTATACCCTGTCTTCGGGGAATTATCTACCCTACATCGGTAGATTCCTGACTTGGGTGAGGATGACCAGCATCTCAAGGGTAATTAGGCATAATGTCGTTGGACATGGCAGAGCAGTATCAAATTTTTGAACAGAGTATCGATATCCAGGCGAGCGCTACGTCCGTGGAGCAATGCTTTACAGACCTAGGGCTCATGCACCGCTGGCTCAACCCTGCCCTGCGCTGCGAGCCGGTGGGCGATTGGCGAACAGAGGTCGGCAGTCGCAGCCGTTTTGTCATTCAAGTTCCCTTGCTGATGCCTGCTCTACAGAGCGTGGTGGTGGAGCGGGAGCCAGGGCTTGTGGTGTGGCAGTTTGAGGGATTTTTCAAGGGACGCGATCGCTGGGAATGCTGTCCCAGTGAGGTGGGCACCCGTTTGCTGAATCGGTTTGAGTTTGTGATCCCCAATGGTTTAGTCCGCTATGGATTCAACACCTTCGCGGCGGATTGGACGAAAGCGGACATGAAAGCCCAATTGCGGCGGTTGAAGCGGGTGGCGGAGGAGGTTTACCAACAGACGGCACGCTAGGGATCAACTCCCTTCGCCCTCGGGGGAGGGGTTGGGGGTGAGGGTCATAAAGTTTGTCTATTAACCAGACCAGTATTCTCTGGGATGAACGATCTAGGACAAACGCTGCTCAACCCTCAATCCTGACTAAAAAGGCGGTTCCTCGTCCGGCATCTGCCATTCAGCTCCAGCCTCTGCCGCGCGACGGCTCGGGGCATCGATGGCAGTATCTGTGGCATAGGGATCGGGGACAAGCTCAAGCTGGGCCGGCCGGGCCTTCGACTGCATATGTCGTCGCTTGGAAACCCCTTCCTCCGCTGTTTCTTCCGCAATCACCTCGTAGAGAATAGCGTGTTTCTGTCCATCACTGCGGCGCAAAATCCGCCCGAGCCGCTGAATATATTCTCGACTCGAACCCGTGCCCGAGAGCAGGATGGCGATGCTAGCCTCCGGCACATCCACGCCTTCGTTGAGCACATGGGACGCGACCAAGATGCGGTACTGCCCCTCTCGAAAGCGCTGCAAACTATCGTGGCGTTCTTTGACTGGGGTTTGATGGGTGAGGGCGGGGATCAAGAAGTCTTGGGAAATGCGATAGACGGTGGCGTTGTCATTGGTGAAAATCAGGGTCTGAGCTGGATAGTGCTGCGCTAGCAAATCGTTGAGCACCCGCAATTTCCCTTCCGTGCCTAGGGCGATCGCTTTCGATTCTCGATGGGCCAGCATAGCTCGTCGGCCAGCTTTGGAACGAGCGCTAGCTTGAACAAACCGCTGCCAGCCCTGGAGGCTGCCAAGCCAAATATTTTCCTGTTGTAAAAATTTATTGCGGCGCTGAATCAACTGATCATAGCGATCGCGTTCCTGGGCAGACAGGGCTACTTTAATCTGCACCACCTCATGGTGGGATAGGGAGTGCCCGGCCAGATCATCGGGGGTACGCAGGTAGACGACGGGCCCGAGCAGATCGTCTAAATCCGTATGGCGGCCATCGCTGCGATCGGGGGTAGCCGTCAGGCCTAATCGATAGGGAGCGATCGCATATTCGGCGATCACTCGGTTAAAGTCGCTGGGCAGATGATGGCATTCATCGCAGATCAACAGACCGTATTGATTGCCCAACCGTTCTGCATGGATCGCGGCGCTGTCGTAGG
This sequence is a window from Leptolyngbya sp. CCY15150. Protein-coding genes within it:
- a CDS encoding DEAD/DEAH box helicase family protein produces the protein MARTPTLTFDRGTLILHPPPRGKAWVDHAVWDDRIERFRIPALHYRPLIETLQADGATIDDRARGFDRLDLTPAVSLTPYPHQQEALQAWMSQGRRGVVVLPTAAGKTYLAQLAMQATPRSTLITVPTLDLMHQWYAHLTAAFPDVEVGLLGGGSRDRSPILVSTYDSAAIHAERLGNQYGLLICDECHHLPSDFNRVIAEYAIAPYRLGLTATPDRSDGRHTDLDDLLGPVVYLRTPDDLAGHSLSHHEVVQIKVALSAQERDRYDQLIQRRNKFLQQENIWLGSLQGWQRFVQASARSKAGRRAMLAHRESKAIALGTEGKLRVLNDLLAQHYPAQTLIFTNDNATVYRISQDFLIPALTHQTPVKERHDSLQRFREGQYRILVASHVLNEGVDVPEASIAILLSGTGSSREYIQRLGRILRRSDGQKHAILYEVIAEETAEEGVSKRRHMQSKARPAQLELVPDPYATDTAIDAPSRRAAEAGAEWQMPDEEPPF
- a CDS encoding SRPBCC family protein, giving the protein MAEQYQIFEQSIDIQASATSVEQCFTDLGLMHRWLNPALRCEPVGDWRTEVGSRSRFVIQVPLLMPALQSVVVEREPGLVVWQFEGFFKGRDRWECCPSEVGTRLLNRFEFVIPNGLVRYGFNTFAADWTKADMKAQLRRLKRVAEEVYQQTAR